The Streptococcus toyakuensis genome has a window encoding:
- the rpoB gene encoding DNA-directed RNA polymerase subunit beta, with the protein MAGHDVQYGKHRTRRSFSRIKEVLDLPNLIEIQTDSFKDFLDHGLKEVFEDVLPISNFTDTMELEFVGYEIKEPKYTLEEARIHDASYSAPIFVTFRLINKETGEIKTQEVFFGDFPIMTEMGTFIINGGERIIVSQLVRSPGVYFNDKVDKNGKVGYGSTVIPNRGAWLELESDSKDIAYTRIDRTRKIPFTTLVRALGFSGDDEIFDIFGDSELVRNTVEKDIHKNPMDSRTDEALKEIYERLRPGEPKTAESSRSLLVARFFDPRRYDLAAVGRYKINKKLNVKTRLLNQTIAEPLVDPETGEILVEAGTIMTRSVIESIESHLDGDLNKIVYIPNDAAVVTEPVVLQKFKVVAPTDPDRVVTIIGNANPDDKVRIVTPADILAEMSYFLNLAEGLGRVDDIDHLGNRRIRAVGELLANQVRLGLSRMERNVRERMSVQDNEVLTPQQIINIRPVTAAVKEFFGSSQLSQFMDQHNPLSELSHKRRLSALGPGGLTRDRAGYEVRDVHYTHYGRMCPIETPEGPNIGLINNLSSYGHLNKYGFVQTPYRKVDRETGVVTNEIVWLTADEEDEFTVAQANSRLNEDGTFAEKVVMGRHQGVNQEYPANVVDYMDVSPKQVVAVATACIPFLENDDSNRALMGANMQRQAVPLINPKAPYVGTGMEYQAAHDSGAAVIAQYDGKVTYADADKVEVRREDGSLDVYHIQKFRRSNSGTAYNQRTLVKVGDVVEKGDFIADGPSMENGEMALGQNPIVAYMTWEGYNFEDAVIMSERLVKDDVYTSVHLEEYESETRDTKLGPEEITREIPNVGEDALKDLDEMGIIRIGAEVKEGDILVGKVTPKGEKDLSAEERLLHAIFGDKSREVRDTSLRVPHGADGVVRDVKIFTRANGDELQSGVNMLVRVYIAQKRKIKVGDKMAGRHGNKGVVSRIVPVEDMPYLPDGTPVDIMLNPLGVPSRMNIGQVMELHLGMAARTLGIHIATPVFDGASSEDLWSTVKEAGMDSDAKTILYDGRTGEPFDNRVSVGVMYMIKLHHMVDDKLHARSVGPYSTVTQQPLGGKAQFGGQRFGEMEVWALEAYGASNVLQEILTYKSDDINGRLKAYEAITKGKPIPKPGVPESFRVLVKELQSLGLDMRVLDEDDQEVELRDLDEGMDEDVIHVDDLEKAREKAAQEAKAAFEAEEAEKATKAEATEEAAE; encoded by the coding sequence TTGGCAGGACATGACGTTCAATACGGGAAACATCGTACCCGTCGTAGTTTTTCAAGAATCAAAGAAGTTCTTGACTTACCAAATTTGATTGAAATTCAAACTGACTCATTCAAAGATTTCCTAGACCATGGTCTGAAGGAAGTATTTGAAGATGTATTGCCAATTTCAAACTTCACAGACACAATGGAGTTGGAATTTGTTGGATATGAAATCAAGGAACCAAAATACACACTAGAAGAAGCTCGTATCCACGATGCTAGCTACTCAGCACCAATTTTTGTAACCTTCCGCTTGATCAATAAAGAAACAGGCGAAATCAAGACCCAAGAAGTTTTCTTTGGTGATTTCCCAATCATGACAGAAATGGGTACTTTCATCATCAATGGTGGTGAACGTATTATCGTTTCTCAGTTGGTCCGTTCACCAGGTGTTTACTTTAACGACAAAGTTGATAAAAACGGTAAAGTGGGCTATGGTTCAACTGTTATCCCTAACCGTGGAGCTTGGTTGGAACTTGAAAGCGACTCAAAAGATATCGCCTACACTCGTATCGACCGTACTCGTAAGATTCCATTTACAACCTTGGTTCGTGCTCTTGGTTTCTCAGGTGATGATGAAATCTTTGATATCTTTGGTGACAGCGAATTGGTTCGCAACACTGTTGAAAAAGATATCCATAAGAACCCAATGGACTCTCGTACAGACGAAGCTTTGAAAGAAATTTACGAACGTCTTCGTCCAGGTGAGCCTAAGACTGCTGAAAGCTCACGTAGCTTGCTTGTGGCTCGTTTCTTTGATCCACGTCGCTATGATCTAGCAGCAGTTGGTCGTTACAAAATCAATAAAAAACTCAATGTTAAAACACGTTTGCTCAACCAAACTATTGCAGAGCCATTGGTAGACCCTGAAACAGGAGAAATCTTGGTAGAAGCTGGTACAATCATGACTCGTAGCGTGATTGAAAGTATTGAAAGCCATTTGGATGGTGATTTGAACAAGATTGTTTACATTCCAAATGATGCAGCCGTTGTGACTGAGCCAGTTGTTCTTCAAAAATTCAAGGTTGTTGCACCAACTGATCCAGACCGTGTTGTAACGATCATCGGTAATGCTAATCCAGATGACAAGGTTCGTATCGTCACTCCTGCAGATATCCTTGCTGAGATGAGCTACTTCCTCAATTTGGCGGAAGGACTTGGCCGTGTAGATGATATCGACCACCTTGGAAACCGTCGTATCCGTGCGGTTGGTGAATTGCTTGCTAACCAAGTACGTCTTGGACTTTCTCGTATGGAACGTAATGTCCGTGAACGTATGTCTGTCCAGGACAACGAAGTCTTGACACCACAACAAATTATCAATATCCGTCCTGTAACAGCTGCGGTTAAAGAATTCTTTGGTTCATCACAGTTGTCACAGTTCATGGACCAACACAACCCACTTTCTGAGTTGTCTCACAAACGCCGTTTGTCAGCCTTAGGACCTGGTGGTTTGACACGTGACCGTGCTGGATATGAAGTACGTGACGTGCACTACACTCACTACGGTCGTATGTGTCCAATCGAGACACCTGAAGGACCTAACATCGGTTTGATCAATAACTTGTCATCTTACGGACATTTGAACAAGTATGGTTTTGTTCAAACACCATACCGTAAGGTTGACCGTGAAACAGGTGTTGTCACGAACGAAATCGTTTGGTTGACAGCCGATGAAGAAGATGAATTTACTGTAGCACAGGCTAATTCTCGTCTGAATGAAGATGGAACATTTGCTGAGAAAGTGGTCATGGGACGTCACCAAGGGGTCAACCAAGAGTATCCAGCTAATGTTGTTGACTATATGGACGTATCACCAAAACAGGTAGTTGCCGTTGCGACAGCATGTATTCCTTTCTTGGAAAACGATGACTCCAACCGTGCCCTTATGGGAGCCAACATGCAACGTCAGGCTGTACCATTGATTAATCCTAAAGCACCTTACGTTGGTACTGGTATGGAATACCAAGCAGCCCACGATTCAGGAGCTGCTGTGATTGCTCAGTATGACGGTAAAGTTACCTATGCAGATGCTGACAAGGTAGAAGTTCGTCGTGAAGATGGTTCATTGGACGTTTACCACATCCAAAAATTCCGTCGTTCAAATTCAGGTACTGCTTACAACCAACGCACTCTTGTAAAAGTTGGCGATGTCGTTGAAAAAGGCGATTTCATCGCTGACGGACCTTCTATGGAAAATGGAGAAATGGCGCTTGGACAAAACCCAATCGTTGCCTACATGACTTGGGAAGGATACAACTTCGAGGATGCTGTTATCATGAGCGAACGCTTGGTGAAAGACGATGTCTACACATCTGTTCACCTTGAAGAATACGAATCAGAAACGCGCGATACAAAGCTTGGGCCTGAAGAAATCACTCGCGAAATTCCAAACGTTGGTGAAGATGCCCTTAAAGACCTTGACGAAATGGGTATTATCCGTATCGGTGCTGAGGTTAAAGAAGGTGATATCCTTGTAGGTAAAGTAACACCTAAGGGTGAGAAAGACCTTTCAGCTGAAGAACGTCTCTTGCACGCTATCTTCGGAGATAAATCTCGTGAAGTGCGTGATACTTCTCTTCGTGTACCACACGGTGCCGATGGTGTCGTTCGTGATGTTAAGATCTTTACACGTGCAAATGGAGATGAATTGCAATCAGGTGTTAATATGCTGGTTCGCGTCTACATCGCTCAAAAACGTAAGATCAAGGTCGGAGATAAGATGGCCGGACGTCACGGAAATAAAGGGGTTGTCTCTCGTATCGTTCCTGTAGAAGACATGCCTTACCTTCCAGATGGAACTCCAGTCGATATCATGTTGAACCCACTTGGGGTGCCATCACGTATGAATATAGGTCAGGTTATGGAGCTCCACCTTGGTATGGCTGCTCGTACTCTTGGTATTCATATCGCAACACCAGTCTTTGACGGAGCAAGTTCTGAAGACCTTTGGTCAACTGTTAAAGAAGCTGGTATGGATAGCGATGCCAAAACGATCCTTTACGATGGACGTACTGGTGAACCATTTGATAACCGTGTTTCTGTCGGAGTCATGTACATGATCAAACTCCACCACATGGTTGATGATAAATTGCACGCGCGTTCAGTCGGACCTTACTCAACCGTTACTCAACAACCACTCGGAGGTAAAGCTCAGTTTGGTGGACAACGTTTCGGTGAGATGGAGGTTTGGGCTCTTGAAGCCTACGGTGCGTCAAATGTCCTTCAAGAAATCTTGACTTACAAGTCTGACGATATCAACGGACGTCTGAAAGCTTATGAAGCCATTACAAAAGGAAAACCAATTCCAAAACCAGGTGTTCCAGAATCCTTCCGAGTTCTTGTCAAAGAATTGCAATCTCTTGGTCTTGACATGCGTGTCCTAGACGAAGATGACCAAGAAGTGGAACTTCGTGACTTGGATGAAGGAATGGACGAAGATGTCATCCACGTAGATGACCTTGAAAAAGCCCGCGAAAAAGCAGCACAAGAGGCTAAAGCAGCCTTTGAAGCTGAAGAAGCTGAGAAAGCAACAAAAGCGGAAGCAACAGAAGAAGCTGCTGAGTAA
- a CDS encoding SrtB-anchored collagen-binding adhesin — translation MKKTWKRLCTGFLALATVVTALPTTPVHAESKQYWTESKERVGIVEKVMNDGSIGSTFNEGHLTVEGEDAYCIDINTDFKNGYKTRADASSRMSTDQISDVALSIEYVKQYTDSHSGISKNHAYLLRQIVVWQRLSVHLGWQCDNVRASYDEIPKATQDEVFSGAKAFVKENKGRYECGGYIYSGEGQELGQFWAKLNVGNTKLQKVSSNTSITDGNGNYSIAGATYGVFSDKDCTKQLATLTTDENGDTDIAEVKAGTVYIKELSAPAGYKVDKTVYPLTIKAGETATLNVSDTPKVTDTLIELFKIDMETQKDNPQGNASLAGAEFTWKYYAGFYNKDNLPAEATRTWVTKTIAETDSDGTTHYITKLADAYKVSGDSFYMQDGKSVLPLGTLTVEETKAPNGYLLDGAYMQAGDKSEQIKDLYVTQITEDGDLAVLTGSNHFSVSDKVIRGGVKIQKRDLETGDTKPQGSATLKDTAFDIISLNDHSVLVEGKLYKKNEVVKTIRTDIEGIASTSADLLPYGKFRIVESEAPDGYLTDGAKPIDFAITENGKIVDLTDEAHSIYNQIKRGDIEGVKIGAGTHKRLADVPFRITSKTTGENHIVVTDDNGQFSTSADWASHKHNTNAGKTSEDGVWFGTSEPDDSKGALPYDTYIIEELRSESNKGFELIPPFEIVVSRNNLVIDLGTLTDEYEKEISIHTTATSKDGEKTILAGKEVTIVDTVKLDGLTKGTKYQLKGWQMLKEENAELIIDGKRVENDYTFIADDEEMKIEITYTFNASELGGKNLVTFEELYDLSNPDEPVKVAEHKDIEDDGQTVLITERIIKIHTTATDKDGNKEIEAGKDVTIIDTVTLEGLEVGTQYKLVGWQMLKEENAELLINGKRVESDYTFTADSETMKVEVAFTFDATSLDGKQLVTFEELYDLSNPDEPKKVTEHKDIEDKGQTIAFKEKPEEPEKPETPQTPEKPSRPSDSPKTGDNTNLYGLLALLMTSGAGLAGIFFYKRRKMKKS, via the coding sequence ATGAAAAAGACATGGAAACGATTGTGTACGGGCTTCTTAGCTCTTGCGACTGTCGTTACTGCTTTACCGACTACACCCGTTCATGCAGAAAGTAAGCAATACTGGACGGAGTCAAAAGAGCGTGTCGGTATCGTTGAAAAAGTAATGAATGACGGTTCGATTGGTTCTACCTTTAATGAGGGACATTTGACCGTTGAGGGCGAGGACGCTTACTGTATTGACATCAACACAGACTTTAAGAATGGTTACAAGACCAGAGCTGACGCAAGCTCACGCATGAGTACCGACCAGATAAGCGACGTTGCCTTATCTATCGAATATGTAAAACAGTACACAGACAGCCACAGCGGAATAAGCAAAAATCACGCTTACCTTTTAAGACAGATTGTAGTCTGGCAGAGATTAAGCGTACATCTTGGCTGGCAATGTGATAACGTGCGAGCTTCTTATGATGAAATTCCAAAGGCTACGCAGGACGAAGTTTTCTCTGGTGCAAAAGCCTTTGTCAAAGAGAATAAAGGACGCTATGAATGTGGCGGTTATATCTACTCTGGCGAGGGGCAGGAATTAGGGCAATTCTGGGCGAAACTGAATGTTGGAAATACGAAACTGCAAAAGGTTTCCAGTAATACCAGCATTACAGACGGTAACGGGAATTACTCTATTGCAGGTGCGACCTATGGTGTCTTTTCTGATAAGGACTGCACGAAACAGCTTGCCACCCTTACGACTGATGAAAACGGAGATACAGATATTGCAGAGGTAAAAGCAGGGACAGTTTATATCAAGGAATTATCCGCACCAGCAGGATATAAAGTGGATAAAACAGTCTATCCATTGACAATCAAAGCTGGCGAAACAGCAACCTTGAACGTATCAGATACACCGAAAGTAACGGACACTTTGATTGAGCTTTTCAAGATTGATATGGAAACACAGAAAGACAATCCGCAAGGGAACGCTTCTTTAGCAGGTGCGGAATTTACATGGAAGTATTATGCAGGCTTCTATAATAAAGACAATCTCCCTGCCGAAGCTACTCGTACATGGGTTACAAAGACAATCGCTGAAACAGACAGCGACGGGACAACTCACTACATCACAAAATTAGCGGACGCATACAAGGTATCTGGCGACAGCTTCTATATGCAGGACGGCAAGTCGGTTCTTCCACTTGGAACGCTAACCGTAGAAGAAACAAAAGCTCCAAACGGTTACTTGTTAGACGGTGCGTATATGCAGGCTGGCGATAAGTCCGAACAGATTAAGGACTTATATGTAACACAGATTACCGAGGACGGCGACCTTGCCGTATTGACGGGAAGTAACCATTTTTCCGTATCAGATAAAGTTATCCGTGGCGGTGTGAAAATTCAGAAACGAGATTTAGAAACGGGCGATACCAAACCACAAGGAAGTGCCACTTTGAAAGATACTGCCTTTGACATCATTTCCTTAAATGATCATTCTGTATTGGTTGAGGGCAAGCTCTATAAGAAAAATGAAGTCGTAAAAACTATTCGTACAGACATTGAGGGTATCGCTTCTACTTCTGCCGACCTTTTACCTTATGGAAAATTCCGTATTGTTGAGAGTGAAGCTCCCGACGGTTACTTAACTGACGGTGCAAAACCGATTGACTTTGCAATCACAGAAAATGGAAAAATCGTGGACTTAACCGACGAAGCTCATTCTATCTACAATCAGATTAAGCGTGGAGATATTGAGGGTGTAAAAATCGGTGCAGGCACACATAAGCGTCTTGCTGATGTTCCCTTTAGGATCACAAGCAAGACGACGGGAGAAAATCATATTGTTGTAACTGATGATAACGGGCAGTTCTCCACTTCTGCCGACTGGGCTTCTCACAAGCATAATACTAACGCAGGCAAGACCAGTGAGGACGGTGTGTGGTTTGGGACTTCTGAACCAGACGACAGCAAGGGTGCATTACCTTATGATACCTACATCATTGAAGAATTACGCTCTGAAAGCAACAAAGGTTTTGAACTTATCCCACCTTTTGAAATCGTGGTATCAAGAAATAATCTTGTGATTGATTTAGGAACGCTGACTGATGAATACGAAAAAGAAATCTCTATTCATACCACAGCGACCAGCAAAGACGGCGAAAAGACTATCCTTGCAGGAAAAGAGGTTACAATCGTTGATACTGTCAAATTGGACGGACTTACAAAAGGCACAAAATACCAGTTAAAAGGCTGGCAGATGTTAAAGGAAGAAAACGCTGAGCTTATCATTGACGGAAAGCGTGTAGAAAATGACTATACTTTTATCGCTGATGATGAGGAAATGAAAATAGAAATTACATATACATTCAATGCGTCCGAGCTTGGCGGTAAAAATCTGGTAACATTCGAGGAATTATACGATTTGAGCAATCCAGACGAACCCGTGAAAGTTGCGGAACATAAGGACATTGAGGACGACGGGCAGACGGTACTTATCACAGAGCGTATCATCAAGATACATACAACCGCTACCGATAAGGACGGCAACAAAGAGATTGAAGCAGGAAAAGACGTTACAATCATTGATACCGTAACCTTAGAGGGCTTAGAAGTCGGTACACAGTACAAACTTGTGGGCTGGCAGATGTTGAAAGAAGAAAATGCAGAGCTTCTTATCAATGGAAAGCGTGTAGAAAGTGATTATACGTTTACCGCTGACAGCGAAACTATGAAAGTGGAAGTTGCCTTTACCTTTGACGCTACTTCTCTTGACGGCAAACAGCTTGTAACTTTTGAAGAATTGTACGATTTAAGCAATCCAGACGAGCCGAAGAAAGTTACCGAGCATAAGGATATTGAGGATAAGGGACAGACGATTGCCTTTAAGGAAAAACCAGAAGAACCAGAGAAACCCGAAACACCACAGACACCAGAAAAGCCTAGCAGACCGAGCGACAGTCCCAAAACGGGCGATAACACCAACCTTTACGGACTGCTTGCACTTCTTATGACTTCTGGTGCTGGACTGGCAGGTATCTTCTTCTATAAACGCCGTAAAATGAAGAAATCATAA
- a CDS encoding YdcP family protein — translation MEMKYVVPNMAQSFGTLEFAGESEPIFERDKNNRKVIARRSYNLYSDIQKGENVVVEIPVQAGEKHFKYEQKVKLVNPKLYGRGYAIGDMGHTDYVLVADDIVAVEEK, via the coding sequence ATGGAAATGAAATATGTCGTGCCAAATATGGCACAGTCTTTTGGAACTCTTGAATTTGCAGGCGAAAGCGAGCCTATCTTTGAAAGGGATAAAAACAACCGCAAGGTTATAGCCAGACGAAGCTATAACCTTTATTCTGACATACAGAAAGGCGAAAATGTTGTGGTGGAAATTCCCGTGCAGGCTGGCGAAAAGCATTTCAAGTATGAGCAGAAAGTAAAACTTGTCAATCCGAAGTTATACGGCAGAGGTTACGCAATCGGGGATATGGGACATACCGATTATGTGTTAGTTGCTGATGATATTGTAGCAGTTGAAGAAAAGTAA
- a CDS encoding YdcP family protein, with protein sequence MRLSNGFVIDKEKTFGELKFTAVRDVFLQNEDGTPSTQLKKRIYDLKCSLHGGIIPVSVPPEVPLREFPYNAVVELVNPVADTVSRKTYTGADVDWYVKAEDIVLKNKVNQNAGSSQNSTPQGQPKK encoded by the coding sequence ATGAGATTATCAAACGGGTTTGTTATTGACAAAGAGAAAACATTTGGAGAATTAAAATTTACAGCGGTGCGTGATGTGTTCTTGCAGAACGAGGACGGAACACCGAGTACACAGCTTAAAAAGCGTATCTATGATTTGAAGTGCAGTCTGCATGGTGGAATTATCCCCGTGTCTGTACCGCCAGAAGTACCGTTAAGGGAATTTCCGTACAATGCAGTCGTGGAACTTGTCAATCCCGTAGCCGATACTGTATCACGAAAAACCTATACGGGTGCAGATGTGGACTGGTATGTAAAGGCAGAGGATATTGTATTGAAGAATAAAGTCAACCAGAACGCAGGCAGTTCACAAAACTCTACACCGCAGGGACAGCCGAAAAAATAG
- a CDS encoding VOC family protein: MKLKNPMLVVTDIDKSVEFYKKVFGLHVIMDFGANKTLTGGLALQTVETYKDFIGKSDISFGGNNFEIYFEEDNFDEFADKLKECDVEYVHPIVEHSWGQRVVRFYDPDKHIIEVGENMKIVCKRFLNSGMTPEQVAERMDVPMKFVNACMR, encoded by the coding sequence ATGAAATTAAAAAATCCTATGCTGGTGGTAACAGATATAGACAAATCAGTTGAGTTTTATAAAAAGGTTTTCGGGCTTCATGTGATTATGGATTTTGGAGCAAATAAAACTTTAACGGGCGGTTTGGCTTTGCAGACAGTTGAAACATATAAAGATTTTATCGGGAAAAGCGATATTTCTTTTGGTGGCAATAACTTTGAAATTTACTTTGAAGAAGATAATTTTGATGAATTTGCGGATAAGCTGAAAGAATGTGATGTTGAATATGTCCACCCTATTGTAGAACATTCATGGGGACAGCGTGTTGTTCGTTTCTATGACCCAGATAAACATATTATCGAAGTTGGCGAGAACATGAAAATAGTATGCAAGCGTTTCTTAAACAGTGGAATGACACCAGAACAAGTAGCAGAACGCATGGACGTACCTATGAAATTTGTCAATGCCTGTATGCGTTAA
- a CDS encoding FtsK/SpoIIIE domain-containing protein, producing the protein MRMIWNKGHRIRASDKHLVYHFSIGTLLFVFVAVLLLLNIKQLIRTDWEHFSLLENGLTLSPYNFITILVAIGVCALVAFLYYRFCYDDFKKLLHRQKLARMILENKWYEADTVQDSGFFTDLQSRSREKIVWFPKIYYQMEKGLLHIRCEITLGKYQDQLLRLEDKLESGLYCELTDKTLHDGYIEYTLLYDMIANRITIDEVRAENGCLKLMKNLVWEYDALPHALIAGGTGGGKTYFLLTLIEALLHTNAVLYILDPKNGDLADLGTVMGNVYHTKEEMIDCVHAFYEGMVQRSEEMKRHPNYKTGENYAYLGLPPCFLIFDEYVAFFEMLGTKESVSLLSQLKKIVMLGRQAGYFLIVACQRPDAKYFSDGIRDNFNFRVGLGRISELGYGMLFGSDVKKQFFQKRIKGRGYCDVGTSVISEFYTPLVPKGHDFLQTIGSLAQARQDGTATCEAKGDGTD; encoded by the coding sequence ATGCGTATGATTTGGAACAAAGGACACCGTATCAGAGCCAGCGACAAGCACCTTGTCTATCACTTTTCCATAGGGACGCTTCTGTTTGTATTCGTAGCGGTTCTCCTGCTACTGAATATCAAACAGCTCATACGTACCGATTGGGAGCATTTCAGCTTGTTAGAGAATGGCTTGACGCTTTCCCCTTACAACTTCATAACCATACTGGTAGCGATTGGTGTTTGTGCATTGGTCGCTTTTCTGTATTACCGTTTCTGTTACGACGATTTCAAGAAGCTCCTGCACCGTCAAAAGCTGGCAAGAATGATACTGGAAAATAAGTGGTATGAAGCCGATACTGTACAAGACAGCGGTTTTTTTACTGACCTGCAAAGCAGATCAAGGGAAAAAATCGTCTGGTTTCCAAAGATTTATTATCAAATGGAAAAAGGACTGCTTCATATCCGCTGTGAAATTACGCTGGGGAAATATCAAGACCAGCTTTTACGGTTAGAGGATAAATTGGAAAGTGGCTTGTATTGTGAGCTGACCGACAAGACCCTGCATGACGGCTATATCGAATATACTCTGCTTTATGATATGATAGCGAACCGCATTACCATTGATGAAGTACGGGCAGAAAATGGCTGTCTAAAGCTGATGAAAAATCTTGTCTGGGAATATGACGCACTCCCCCACGCTCTGATTGCTGGTGGGACTGGTGGCGGTAAAACCTATTTTCTGCTGACGCTCATTGAAGCCTTACTGCATACCAACGCTGTCCTTTATATCTTAGACCCGAAAAACGGTGACCTTGCAGACTTAGGGACAGTTATGGGAAATGTGTATCATACCAAAGAAGAAATGATAGATTGCGTCCATGCCTTTTATGAGGGCATGGTACAGCGAAGTGAGGAAATGAAACGACACCCGAACTATAAGACTGGCGAAAACTATGCCTATCTGGGACTGCCACCCTGCTTTCTTATCTTTGATGAATATGTAGCATTTTTTGAAATGCTGGGGACGAAAGAAAGCGTAAGCCTGCTTAGCCAGTTAAAGAAAATCGTTATGTTAGGGCGACAAGCAGGATATTTCCTTATCGTTGCCTGCCAGCGTCCAGACGCAAAGTATTTCTCGGACGGTATCAGAGATAACTTCAATTTCCGTGTGGGACTTGGGCGTATCAGTGAATTAGGTTACGGTATGCTGTTCGGTTCAGATGTGAAAAAGCAGTTTTTTCAGAAGCGTATCAAGGGGCGTGGCTATTGTGATGTGGGAACAAGCGTCATAAGTGAATTTTACACGCCTTTAGTCCCAAAAGGACATGATTTTTTGCAGACTATCGGCTCTCTTGCACAAGCAAGGCAGGACGGGACGGCGACGTGCGAAGCGAAAGGCGACGGCACGGACTAG
- a CDS encoding conjugal transfer protein codes for MRSERRRHGLAVAGVALATPAGKTPRYLTGGYKSTGNSQKNIRKSFGYKGFTKFQRMSNGL; via the coding sequence GTGCGAAGCGAAAGGCGACGGCACGGACTAGCCGTTGCTGGTGTGGCGTTAGCCACGCCAGCAGGTAAAACCCCTCGGTATCTAACAGGGGGGTACAAATCGACAGGAAACAGTCAAAAAAACATTAGAAAATCCTTTGGTTACAAGGGATTTACAAAATTTCAGCGTATGTCAAATGGGCTTTAA
- the mobT gene encoding MobT family relaxase, whose product MEGFLLNEQTWLQHLKEKRLAYGLSQNRLAVATGITRQYLSDIETGKVKPSEDLQQSLWEALERFNPDAPLEMLFDYVRIRFPTTDVQQVVENILQLKLSYFLHEDYGFYSYSEHYALGDIFVLCSHELDKGVLVELKGRGCRQFESYLLAQQRSWYEFFMDVLVAGGVMKRLDLAINDKTGILNIPVLTEKCQQEECISVFRSFKSYRSGELVRKEEKECMGNTLYIGSLQSEVYFCIYEKDYEQYKKNDIPIEDAEVKNRFEIRLKNERAYYAVRDLLVYDNPEHTAFKIINRYIRFVDKDDSKPRSDWKLNEEWAWFIGNNRERLKLTTKPEPYSFQRTLNWLSHQVAPTLKVAIKLDEINQTQVVKDILDHAKLTDRHKQILKQQSVKEQDVITTKK is encoded by the coding sequence TTGGAGGGATTTTTACTGAATGAACAAACTTGGTTACAGCATTTAAAAGAAAAACGCTTGGCTTATGGACTATCTCAAAACCGTTTAGCTGTTGCGACTGGTATTACAAGGCAGTATCTAAGCGATATTGAAACAGGAAAAGTCAAGCCATCAGAGGATTTACAGCAGTCCCTTTGGGAAGCTCTGGAACGCTTCAATCCCGACGCTCCCCTTGAAATGCTGTTTGATTATGTAAGGATTCGCTTTCCGACAACAGACGTACAGCAGGTGGTCGAAAACATCTTACAACTGAAACTGTCCTATTTTCTTCATGAGGACTATGGTTTCTATTCTTATTCAGAGCATTATGCTTTAGGCGACATATTCGTCCTTTGCTCCCATGAACTGGACAAAGGAGTTCTGGTGGAATTGAAAGGTCGTGGGTGCAGACAATTTGAAAGCTATCTTCTGGCACAACAAAGAAGCTGGTATGAGTTCTTTATGGACGTTTTGGTGGCTGGCGGTGTGATGAAACGCCTTGACCTTGCCATTAACGATAAGACAGGGATTTTGAATATCCCTGTACTCACTGAAAAGTGCCAACAGGAAGAATGTATCTCCGTCTTCCGCAGTTTTAAAAGCTATCGCAGTGGCGAACTGGTACGCAAAGAGGAAAAGGAATGTATGGGAAACACCCTCTATATCGGTTCATTACAAAGTGAAGTTTATTTCTGTATCTATGAAAAGGACTACGAGCAGTACAAGAAAAATGATATTCCCATTGAAGACGCAGAAGTAAAAAACCGTTTTGAGATTCGATTGAAAAATGAGCGTGCCTATTATGCAGTCCGTGATTTACTCGTCTATGACAATCCAGAGCATACCGCCTTTAAAATTATCAATCGGTATATCCGTTTTGTAGATAAAGACGATTCCAAACCTCGTTCTGATTGGAAACTGAATGAAGAATGGGCTTGGTTTATTGGGAACAATCGTGAACGATTAAAACTAACCACAAAACCAGAGCCTTACTCCTTCCAAAGGACGCTGAACTGGCTATCTCATCAAGTTGCCCCGACCTTAAAGGTTGCGATTAAACTTGATGAAATCAACCAGACGCAGGTTGTAAAAGACATTCTCGACCATGCGAAACTGACAGACCGACACAAGCAGATTTTGAAGCAACAGTCAGTAAAAGAACAGGACGTGATAACAACAAAAAAATAA